ACCCGTTCGTCGAGACGGCCGCCAAGCCGGGCATTCATTTCGATGACCTGATCGAGCAGATCGATATTGGCGGCCCCAGCCTGGTCCGCGCCGCGGCCAAGAACTTCCGCGATGTCCTGATCGTCGTTTCGCCTACCGATTACGACGAGGTGATTGCCGAACTCGACCGTGACGGCGGGCCGTCGGTGGAGTTCCGCTTCGACCTGGCCCGCCGCGCCTTCGCGCACACCGGCAGCTACGATACGGCGATTGCCGGAACACTGGCGGAGGTCAGCGTGGACGGGGCCGTCTTTTCAAGACCCCAGGACCTCAAGACCCCACGAGCTGACAGTCCCTTCGCCCCCGACGGACTCTCGGTCCACGCGCACAAGCTGCGCGATCTCCGCTACGGCGAGAACCCCCATCAGCCGGCCGCGTGGTACGCGATCGAGCCCGAGTCGGGTCTCGGCGCGCCCACGATTCTCCAGGGCAAAGAACTGTCGTTTACCAACCTGCTGGACCTCGATGCGGCCGCGCGGATCGTGCTCGAGTTCAGCGAGCCGGCCGCCGCGGTGATCAAGCACACCAACCCGTGTGGTGTGGCGACCGGCGCGACCATCGCCGAGGCCTACGTCCGCGCGCGCGAGGCGGATGCGTTGGCGGCGTTCGGTGGCATCATCGGGCTTAACCGTCCGATCGACGCCGACACCGCGACGGCCATCGTCTCGACCTTCATCGAAGCCGTAGTCGCGCCCGCGGTCGATGAGGCGGCGCGGCCGATCCTGGCCAAGAAGGCGAACCTGCGCGTGCTCGAGGCCGACTTCGGCGCGCTTGGCGGCAGCGAGTATCGCTCCATTCTTGGCGCCCTGCTCGTGCAGCAGCGCGATCAAGTCGTCGAAGCGCACATGGCGTGGCCCGCTGAGGGCCTGAAGGTCGTCACCAGGCGCCAGCCGACGGCGGAGGAGTGGCAGGCGCTGCGCTTCGCCTGGCGCGTCATGGCACACGTGAAGTCGAACACGGTGATCTTCACTGACGCGCATCGCACCCTCGCGATCGGCGCCGGCCAGATGAGCCGCGTGGACGCCGTCAAGGTGGCGACCATGAAGGCCGCGGGATGGAAGTCGGACGCGGTCGCGATGATCCTCAAGGGATCAGTGGCGGCCTCCGATGCCTTCTTCCCGTTCCGCGATGGGCTTGACGCCGTGGCCGCGGCAGGCGCGACCGCCGTCGTGCAGCCCGGTGGTTCCGTGAAGGACGCCGAAGTGATCGCCGCAGCGGACGAACACGGCCTGGCCATGGTGTTCACCGGGCGGAGGCACTTCCGTCACTAGTGACGGAGCCGGTTTCGATGGCTAGATATTGGTGGCAATGCAGTTCATGCGGCGACCGCCCCGCGTGGTTGACGGTCTGTCATTCACGCAGCATCGCCGCCTTCATCTGGGACGAGTTG
This genomic interval from Acidobacteriota bacterium contains the following:
- the purH gene encoding bifunctional phosphoribosylaminoimidazolecarboxamide formyltransferase/IMP cyclohydrolase, producing the protein MRRAILSVSDKAGLVPFGRALAERGFELVSTGGTAKALADAALPVVNVSDVTGFPEMMDGRVKTLHPKIHGGILARRHYPEDLALAAEHGIGMVDLVVVNLYPFVETAAKPGIHFDDLIEQIDIGGPSLVRAAAKNFRDVLIVVSPTDYDEVIAELDRDGGPSVEFRFDLARRAFAHTGSYDTAIAGTLAEVSVDGAVFSRPQDLKTPRADSPFAPDGLSVHAHKLRDLRYGENPHQPAAWYAIEPESGLGAPTILQGKELSFTNLLDLDAAARIVLEFSEPAAAVIKHTNPCGVATGATIAEAYVRAREADALAAFGGIIGLNRPIDADTATAIVSTFIEAVVAPAVDEAARPILAKKANLRVLEADFGALGGSEYRSILGALLVQQRDQVVEAHMAWPAEGLKVVTRRQPTAEEWQALRFAWRVMAHVKSNTVIFTDAHRTLAIGAGQMSRVDAVKVATMKAAGWKSDAVAMILKGSVAASDAFFPFRDGLDAVAAAGATAVVQPGGSVKDAEVIAAADEHGLAMVFTGRRHFRH